A single window of Paenibacillus sp. SYP-B4298 DNA harbors:
- a CDS encoding cupredoxin domain-containing protein, translating to MNRKFLLVTMALTLLLIVAACGGKTEAPADNSATGGAEANGQSLVIQASNYKFDQQEYRVKKGEPVTISLKNNSGMHGIEISNLDIKVTQNKSETVTINDAGQYEIHCNIPCGTGHAEMKATLIVE from the coding sequence ATGAATAGAAAATTTTTGCTAGTAACGATGGCTCTGACATTGCTGCTTATCGTTGCCGCTTGTGGCGGCAAAACCGAAGCGCCTGCTGACAATTCGGCAACAGGAGGTGCTGAAGCTAATGGCCAATCTCTTGTCATTCAAGCCAGCAACTACAAATTTGACCAGCAGGAATACCGAGTGAAGAAGGGCGAGCCCGTAACGATCAGCCTCAAGAACAATTCCGGTATGCATGGTATTGAAATCTCCAATCTGGACATCAAGGTCACGCAGAACAAATCGGAGACAGTCACCATCAATGATGCTGGCCAATATGAAATTCACTGCAACATTCCATGTGGCACCGGCCACGCGGAGATGAAAGCTACATTAATCGTTGAATAA
- a CDS encoding phage holin family protein yields MHFLGHVVRFIVSALVLMVVGFIVPGFSVGGFWSAFFLALVIAALGWVIEGIFGKKVTPFGRGIVGFLCSALVIWLAQFIVGGVAVSVLGAILAALVIGIIDLFIPVSTPYEAGRRQK; encoded by the coding sequence ATGCATTTTCTAGGACATGTCGTTCGCTTTATCGTCTCTGCGCTTGTGCTGATGGTGGTTGGATTTATCGTTCCCGGCTTTAGTGTAGGCGGGTTCTGGAGCGCATTCTTCCTGGCGCTTGTCATCGCAGCGCTCGGTTGGGTTATTGAAGGCATCTTCGGCAAGAAAGTAACTCCCTTTGGCCGCGGCATCGTCGGATTCCTCTGCAGCGCACTGGTCATATGGCTTGCCCAGTTCATCGTGGGCGGCGTTGCCGTCTCTGTGCTGGGTGCCATTCTTGCTGCACTGGTCATCGGGATTATCGACCTCTTCATCCCGGTCAGCACTCCTTATGAGGCAGGACGCAGACAAAAATAA
- a CDS encoding endonuclease MutS2 — translation MNDKILTTLEYSKIIDRLAAHAATALGKNVARALYPSRELEEVKRSLQATDEAYKADRLKGSAPFGGVTDIAPALQRARIGGILNPSELAAISLTVRGARRVKRHIMTLHDDDAIPMLNNLAEQLSESRELEEQINACIDDQAEVMDSASSELASIRRELKVGESRIREKLDQMVRSSSVQKMLQDAIITLRNDRYVIPVKQEYRSHFGGIVHDQSGSGATLFIEPEAIVNMNNKLRELHVAETREIEKILLRLTSVVAEYEPDLMLDLDLLGQLDFAFAKARFAHGMKGTLPRMNDRGFLKIKRGRHPLIDPAAVVPLDVELGNSYSGIIVTGPNTGGKTVSLKTIGLLSLMAMSGLFVPAEDGTQLCVFDAIYADIGDEQSIEQSLSTFSSHLTNIIRILSSMTPKSLVLLDELGAGTDPAEGSALAIAILEHMHRSGCRIVATTHYSELKAYAYNRKGVINASMEFDIQTLSPTYRLLVGVPGRSNAFAIAERLGLPRHIIDHARGEVSEEDMRVDSMIASLEEDRLSAEAERNTAESLRRELEEQRRRFDEQRERFEQQRDKLLVKAQEDAKEAVAKAKREAEQIISDLRRLAQEEGASVKEHKLIEARRRLDEAEPQLRKQGAKSGAAKPKAPQKIGAGDEVMVYSLNQKGHVVELTGGDALVQLGILKMKVGLNDLELVKSAPAQPQQQKQAASLKRSKDDQVRTELDLRGANVEEAIIEVDRFLDEAFLSNMGRVYIIHGKGTGVLRTGIADYLRKHRHVKSYRLGEYGEGGAGVTVAELK, via the coding sequence TTGAACGATAAAATATTGACTACACTGGAATATTCCAAGATTATAGATCGGCTCGCCGCCCATGCAGCAACGGCGCTCGGTAAAAATGTTGCACGGGCGCTGTACCCGAGCAGGGAGCTGGAAGAGGTTAAGCGCTCTCTGCAAGCTACCGATGAGGCATACAAGGCGGATCGGCTGAAGGGAAGCGCGCCCTTCGGCGGCGTGACGGACATCGCCCCGGCTCTGCAGCGGGCGCGGATTGGCGGCATACTGAACCCGTCTGAGCTGGCAGCGATTTCATTGACTGTGCGCGGCGCCAGGAGAGTGAAGCGTCACATTATGACGCTTCACGACGACGATGCGATACCGATGCTGAATAATCTTGCTGAGCAGCTTAGTGAATCCAGAGAGCTGGAGGAGCAGATCAATGCCTGTATTGACGACCAGGCTGAAGTGATGGACAGTGCCAGCTCGGAGCTGGCCTCGATCCGCCGCGAGCTGAAGGTGGGCGAATCGCGTATACGCGAGAAGCTCGATCAGATGGTACGCTCCTCCTCCGTGCAGAAGATGCTGCAGGATGCGATTATCACACTGCGCAATGACCGCTATGTCATCCCTGTCAAGCAGGAATACCGCTCTCACTTCGGAGGGATCGTACATGACCAGTCCGGCTCGGGAGCGACACTGTTTATTGAACCGGAAGCGATAGTGAATATGAATAACAAGCTGCGGGAGCTGCATGTGGCCGAGACGCGGGAGATCGAGAAGATTTTGCTGCGCTTGACCTCTGTTGTGGCAGAGTATGAGCCGGATCTGATGCTGGATCTGGATCTGCTCGGACAGCTTGATTTTGCCTTCGCGAAGGCGCGCTTTGCCCATGGCATGAAGGGGACGCTGCCACGGATGAATGACCGCGGCTTCCTCAAGATCAAGCGCGGACGCCATCCACTGATCGATCCGGCGGCCGTTGTTCCACTTGACGTCGAGCTGGGCAATTCATACAGCGGAATAATTGTCACTGGCCCGAATACGGGGGGCAAGACGGTATCGCTCAAGACGATCGGCCTGCTCAGCCTGATGGCGATGTCCGGCCTGTTCGTCCCTGCTGAGGACGGTACGCAGCTATGTGTGTTCGATGCCATCTATGCAGACATCGGCGACGAACAGAGCATTGAGCAGAGCCTGAGTACGTTCTCCAGCCATTTAACCAATATTATTCGTATTCTGAGCTCAATGACGCCCAAAAGCCTCGTACTGCTCGATGAGCTCGGGGCGGGAACCGATCCGGCAGAGGGCTCGGCGCTTGCTATTGCCATACTGGAGCATATGCATCGCAGCGGCTGCCGCATTGTGGCGACGACGCATTACAGCGAGCTGAAGGCGTATGCGTATAACCGCAAAGGTGTCATTAATGCGAGTATGGAATTCGATATTCAAACCCTCAGCCCGACCTATCGGCTGCTGGTTGGTGTGCCTGGACGAAGCAATGCATTCGCGATCGCTGAACGGCTCGGTCTGCCGCGTCATATTATTGATCATGCGCGCGGAGAGGTGAGCGAGGAGGATATGCGGGTAGACAGCATGATCGCTTCGCTCGAGGAGGATCGTCTGAGCGCCGAGGCGGAGCGCAACACGGCCGAATCGCTGCGTCGGGAGCTGGAGGAGCAGCGCCGCAGGTTTGACGAGCAGCGCGAACGGTTTGAGCAGCAGCGGGACAAGCTGCTGGTTAAGGCGCAGGAGGATGCCAAAGAGGCGGTCGCCAAGGCGAAGCGCGAGGCGGAGCAGATCATCTCTGACCTGCGCAGGCTGGCACAGGAGGAGGGTGCTTCGGTTAAGGAGCATAAGCTGATCGAAGCAAGACGGCGGCTGGATGAAGCGGAGCCGCAGCTTCGCAAGCAGGGAGCCAAGAGCGGTGCAGCCAAGCCCAAGGCTCCGCAGAAGATTGGAGCAGGCGATGAAGTGATGGTCTACAGCCTCAACCAGAAAGGGCATGTTGTCGAGCTGACAGGCGGAGATGCACTGGTGCAGCTTGGCATATTGAAGATGAAGGTCGGTCTGAATGATCTGGAGTTGGTCAAGTCTGCTCCCGCGCAGCCACAGCAGCAGAAGCAAGCGGCTAGCCTCAAGCGCAGCAAGGACGACCAGGTTCGTACCGAGCTGGATCTGCGCGGCGCCAACGTGGAAGAGGCGATTATTGAGGTGGACCGTTTCCTCGATGAAGCGTTCCTGTCTAACATGGGGCGGGTCTATATTATCCATGGCAAAGGAACTGGGGTGCTCCGTACCGGTATTGCCGATTATTTGCGCAAGCATCGGCACGTCAAAAGCTATCGTTTGGGCGAATATGGTGAAGGCGGCGCAGGCGTTACTGTCGCCGAGCTGAAGTAA
- a CDS encoding DUF350 domain-containing protein produces the protein MRNESVVDSLLDNPYTSTLAFVSVAVLALIVCLFCFELVTRYNCWKEIKNGNLAVAMATSGKIFGICNVFRFSIQANDTVYQGMIWALFGFAILLAAYFLFEFLTPVFKIDDEIKRDNRAVGLIAMMISVSLSYLIGATII, from the coding sequence GTGAGAAATGAAAGTGTAGTGGACTCTCTGCTTGACAACCCGTATACCAGCACACTGGCTTTCGTATCGGTTGCTGTTCTGGCGCTCATTGTCTGTCTATTTTGCTTTGAGCTGGTCACACGCTATAACTGCTGGAAGGAAATCAAGAACGGCAATCTGGCGGTCGCAATGGCTACCTCAGGCAAAATTTTTGGCATATGCAACGTTTTCCGCTTTTCGATCCAGGCCAATGATACGGTGTATCAGGGGATGATCTGGGCGCTGTTCGGTTTTGCTATTTTACTGGCCGCTTATTTTTTGTTCGAATTTTTGACGCCGGTATTCAAGATTGATGATGAGATTAAACGGGACAACCGCGCTGTCGGCTTGATCGCGATGATGATCTCGGTCTCTCTTTCTTATCTGATCGGAGCTACAATTATTTAA
- a CDS encoding MFS transporter produces MERTKSIWQAPFQQARSSAAELDGDADRNRGRKPGTLDRQAALLLAVQGMFAVANALSGTFVPVYLWKTSHSFMLIGWFTLCHYLISCITFWLAGKWVKERNKMNSLRAGIVLSGIFYLMVLMLGEQAASYMLLLGVIQGMASGFFWLAYNVVYFEITEPDNRDRFNGWAGLLVSGSGMVAPWISGLLITAFAGNTGYRIIFSLSLLVFVVAAVISFFLKRRPIAGSYDWGHAWRTLRSRHLPWRHVFLALTAQGMREGTFMFLVGLMVYIATANERKLGDFTLWTSLVGLLAFWIIGRLMKPHMRRLSMLWGTLMIIVVIVPLVWKINYTTMLWFGIGTALFLPLYTIPMTSTVFDLIGKSEESARQREEFVILRELGLVFGRMLSVGVYLLVMSVTTAPHAMAWLLLGVGSAPLAGWWLLRRYVGGRVPEG; encoded by the coding sequence GTGGAGCGCACCAAATCAATCTGGCAAGCGCCCTTCCAGCAAGCTCGCAGTAGCGCTGCCGAGCTTGACGGGGACGCGGACAGGAACAGAGGGAGAAAGCCGGGAACACTGGATCGGCAGGCGGCATTGCTGCTTGCGGTGCAGGGGATGTTCGCTGTAGCCAATGCACTGTCAGGCACATTCGTACCTGTCTATCTGTGGAAGACAAGCCACTCCTTCATGCTGATCGGATGGTTCACGCTCTGTCACTATCTCATCTCATGCATCACCTTTTGGTTGGCAGGCAAATGGGTGAAGGAACGGAACAAGATGAACAGCTTGCGAGCGGGTATCGTGCTGTCAGGCATCTTTTATCTGATGGTGCTAATGCTGGGCGAGCAAGCAGCAAGCTACATGCTGTTGCTGGGCGTAATACAAGGCATGGCATCAGGCTTTTTTTGGCTTGCTTATAATGTGGTCTACTTCGAAATTACGGAGCCGGACAATCGTGACCGCTTTAACGGTTGGGCAGGCCTGCTCGTCTCTGGATCAGGAATGGTTGCTCCATGGATATCTGGATTGCTCATTACTGCATTTGCAGGCAATACTGGCTATCGTATTATTTTTTCTCTATCCCTGCTGGTGTTTGTGGTTGCGGCGGTGATCAGCTTCTTCCTGAAGAGACGGCCGATAGCGGGGAGCTATGATTGGGGTCATGCGTGGCGCACGCTGCGCAGCAGGCATCTGCCTTGGCGTCATGTGTTTCTGGCGCTGACTGCTCAGGGCATGCGTGAAGGCACATTTATGTTTCTGGTTGGCCTGATGGTCTATATTGCAACAGCCAATGAACGCAAGCTGGGCGACTTCACGCTGTGGACGTCGCTGGTTGGGCTGCTTGCCTTCTGGATCATCGGACGGCTCATGAAACCGCATATGCGCCGACTGTCGATGTTATGGGGTACGCTAATGATTATAGTCGTTATCGTGCCACTGGTCTGGAAGATAAACTACACGACGATGCTGTGGTTTGGAATTGGAACCGCGCTGTTTCTGCCGCTTTATACAATTCCTATGACATCCACAGTATTTGATCTGATCGGGAAGTCTGAGGAGAGCGCCAGACAGAGAGAGGAGTTCGTCATCTTGCGTGAGCTTGGCCTCGTATTCGGACGAATGCTGAGCGTTGGCGTGTACCTGCTGGTCATGTCAGTGACAACAGCGCCGCATGCCATGGCCTGGCTGCTGCTTGGCGTCGGCTCCGCCCCGCTGGCAGGCTGGTGGCTGTTGAGACGGTATGTTGGGGGGAGAGTCCCTGAAGGGTGA
- the cysK gene encoding cysteine synthase A, with protein MARVVQSITELIGNTPVVALSRLPGLAGAQVLVKLERFNPSGSVKDRAAFALIEQAERAGLIAPGATIIEPTSGNTGIGLAMNAAARGYRLILVMPDNMSQERIRLLQAYGASVELTPAAQRMPGAIRRALELQEQHPGSYIPNQFENQANPDIHRHTTAQEIMRQTGGKLDAFIATAGTGGTVTGTGETLRALLPSLHIAVVEPQGSPVLSGGQPGPHKLVGTSPGFIPAILNTSVYDEIIQVSDEAALETMRALARTEGLLLGPSSGAAVWAAMQVASRLGSGKTVLCIAPDTGERYLSMGVF; from the coding sequence ATGGCGAGAGTAGTACAGAGCATTACAGAATTGATCGGCAATACGCCTGTTGTAGCGTTGAGCAGATTGCCCGGCTTGGCAGGCGCGCAGGTGCTGGTTAAGCTGGAGCGCTTCAATCCAAGCGGCAGTGTCAAGGATCGTGCAGCCTTTGCCTTGATTGAGCAGGCTGAACGAGCAGGGCTGATCGCACCTGGCGCGACAATCATCGAGCCGACCAGCGGCAATACTGGTATCGGCCTCGCGATGAATGCTGCGGCAAGGGGGTATCGGCTGATCCTGGTCATGCCGGATAATATGAGCCAAGAGCGCATTCGACTGCTGCAGGCTTACGGTGCGTCTGTGGAGCTGACTCCTGCAGCGCAGCGGATGCCAGGCGCGATTCGCCGGGCACTGGAGCTGCAAGAACAGCATCCTGGCAGCTATATTCCGAATCAATTCGAGAATCAGGCCAATCCGGACATCCATCGCCACACGACGGCACAGGAGATTATGCGCCAGACGGGAGGCAAGCTGGATGCTTTCATCGCTACAGCGGGCACAGGCGGAACGGTGACCGGGACAGGCGAGACGCTGCGAGCGTTGCTGCCGTCCCTTCATATCGCAGTCGTTGAGCCGCAAGGCTCGCCGGTTCTGTCAGGCGGTCAGCCCGGACCACATAAGCTGGTCGGTACGAGTCCGGGATTTATCCCGGCGATCTTGAATACCTCGGTCTATGATGAGATCATTCAAGTGTCCGATGAGGCAGCATTGGAGACGATGCGCGCATTGGCGCGCACAGAGGGCCTGCTGCTCGGTCCTTCGTCCGGCGCTGCTGTATGGGCAGCGATGCAGGTCGCTAGCAGACTGGGCTCCGGGAAGACCGTGCTGTGCATTGCGCCGGATACCGGAGAACGTTACTTGAGCATGGGCGTCTTCTGA
- a CDS encoding CotH kinase family protein, producing the protein MWYGSLPSRSITIESNPLQIMEQEDVWSKRLIPVRLEIDGTQHTAHIRHRGGHTRLYPKKSYEVMLDNGVTLHWNAEYDDPSMLRNALSFRLFEMIGTPAPKTRHCLVEWNGQPLGVYLEIEAVDQAFFDKRDMECRSIHYAIHDSANFRAIDPVSRKRKRSWYDGYELKAGGKADRARLASFVRKLNLCQGRELRHLVLKRVNTDAYIRWLAGAVLTGNYDGFDQNYTLYEDRKSNRYGMIPWDYEGTWGRNCYGKPCDVELVRIQGYNLLTQRLLELPSCRKQYQNLLAESIETVFTERELEPLVRAMHDSIAPAIRDDVTRKWSKAAFEGEYTFIMNYIASRRIHIHTALKQWRRTRIGRQKTPMLK; encoded by the coding sequence ATGTGGTACGGCAGCCTTCCCTCGCGCAGCATCACGATTGAATCGAATCCCTTACAGATCATGGAGCAGGAGGATGTATGGAGCAAGCGCCTCATTCCGGTACGGCTTGAGATCGATGGTACACAACATACCGCTCATATTCGCCACCGTGGAGGACATACCCGGCTCTATCCCAAAAAATCCTACGAGGTCATGCTGGACAACGGCGTCACTCTGCACTGGAATGCAGAATATGACGATCCATCCATGCTCCGCAATGCGTTATCGTTCCGTTTATTTGAGATGATCGGCACGCCTGCCCCGAAGACGCGACATTGCCTGGTGGAATGGAATGGTCAGCCGCTCGGCGTATATCTGGAGATCGAGGCTGTGGATCAAGCTTTTTTCGACAAACGAGATATGGAGTGCAGATCCATCCACTATGCGATCCATGACAGCGCCAACTTCAGAGCCATCGATCCGGTCAGCCGCAAGCGCAAGCGTTCCTGGTACGACGGGTATGAATTGAAAGCAGGCGGCAAGGCTGACCGGGCACGTCTGGCTTCCTTTGTACGCAAGCTGAATCTGTGCCAAGGGCGCGAGCTTCGCCATCTTGTGCTCAAACGGGTGAATACGGATGCTTATATCAGATGGCTTGCAGGAGCGGTGCTGACAGGCAATTATGATGGATTTGACCAAAACTATACGTTATATGAGGATCGAAAAAGCAATCGATATGGGATGATTCCGTGGGATTATGAAGGGACATGGGGAAGAAACTGCTATGGGAAGCCGTGCGACGTCGAGCTTGTTCGCATCCAGGGCTACAATCTACTGACTCAGCGCCTATTGGAGCTGCCATCCTGTCGCAAACAATATCAAAACCTACTGGCAGAGTCGATCGAAACGGTGTTTACCGAGCGCGAGCTGGAACCGCTCGTGCGCGCGATGCATGACAGCATCGCTCCGGCTATACGGGATGATGTCACACGCAAATGGTCGAAGGCTGCCTTCGAGGGGGAATATACATTCATCATGAATTATATCGCAAGCAGGCGGATTCATATTCACACGGCGCTCAAGCAATGGAGGCGTACCCGGATCGGGCGTCAGAAGACGCCCATGCTCAAGTAA
- a CDS encoding spore coat protein — MHYNQQQHAILQDEDQAYSILADLKRVTREYATAATESSCDQVRQMFTSLLNSTLHLQGELYKMMKQNNMYSAASPCLRQEIDKQLQQNKQTLDKTQQFVQGLVGQGGGMGRPGFASVSMPQHIPPTQMQQPQHPNNYM; from the coding sequence ATGCATTACAACCAGCAGCAGCATGCAATACTGCAAGATGAAGACCAGGCCTACAGCATCCTGGCAGATCTCAAGCGCGTTACGCGCGAATATGCGACGGCAGCAACAGAATCAAGCTGCGACCAAGTCCGTCAGATGTTTACAAGCCTGCTGAATTCGACCCTGCATCTGCAAGGCGAGCTGTATAAGATGATGAAGCAGAACAATATGTACAGCGCCGCTTCACCATGCCTGAGACAGGAGATCGACAAGCAGCTTCAGCAGAACAAGCAGACGCTGGACAAGACGCAGCAATTTGTGCAGGGGTTGGTGGGACAAGGAGGCGGCATGGGGCGTCCGGGGTTTGCGAGTGTATCGATGCCGCAGCACATCCCTCCAACACAGATGCAGCAGCCGCAGCATCCGAACAATTATATGTAG
- a CDS encoding Lrp/AsnC family transcriptional regulator — translation MEKLKNDVLELLKEDARRGPDLIATMLGVKQEEVIKAIDEMEKDHIIVKYATIVNWSKISEEKVTALIEVQITPERGRGFEGIAERVYLYPEVKSVYLMSGDYDLLVEVEGETLRDVASFVSNKLSPIDKVLSTKTFFILKKYKQDGIIFADHEDDHRLLISP, via the coding sequence ATGGAAAAACTGAAAAATGATGTGCTGGAGCTGCTGAAGGAAGACGCGCGGCGCGGCCCGGACTTGATCGCGACCATGCTGGGTGTGAAGCAAGAGGAAGTGATTAAGGCAATTGATGAGATGGAAAAGGATCATATCATCGTCAAATATGCAACGATTGTCAATTGGAGCAAGATCAGTGAGGAGAAGGTCACGGCGTTGATCGAGGTGCAGATTACGCCGGAGCGTGGACGCGGGTTTGAAGGCATTGCCGAGCGGGTCTATCTGTATCCTGAGGTGAAGTCAGTCTACCTGATGTCGGGCGATTACGATCTCCTGGTGGAGGTGGAGGGGGAGACGCTGCGCGATGTGGCATCCTTTGTCTCCAACAAGCTGTCCCCGATAGACAAAGTGCTGTCAACGAAGACATTTTTTATTCTGAAGAAATACAAGCAGGACGGAATTATCTTTGCTGATCATGAAGATGACCATCGACTGCTTATTTCTCCTTAA
- a CDS encoding aminotransferase class I/II-fold pyridoxal phosphate-dependent enzyme → MIKDEQLQASRPERRRSMADYLSPVVQSIKPSGIRRFFDLVSESKDSDMITLGVGEPDFVTPWHVREACVYSLEKGKTQYTSNAGMPELRHAIAGYLEERFSVRYDPGNEILVTVGGSEAIDLALRVLINPGDEILVPEPCYISYSPITSISGGVPVGIETFAKDNFKLTAESLKASLTPRSKVLVLCYPSNPTGGIMTYEDWLPIAKIVEEHDLIVITDEIYAELTYGSNHVSFASLPGMKDRSILVSGFSKAFAMTGWRMGYACGHPDLISAMLKVHQYTVMCAPVMGQVAALEALTNGLDEMKKMMDSYNQRRRLVVRGFRDIGLDCHEPQGAFYAFPSIESTGLSSEVFAERLLREHKVAAVPGNVFGKGGEGFIRCSYATSVSQLTEAIDRIGHFVHKLKQG, encoded by the coding sequence ATGATAAAAGATGAACAATTGCAAGCTTCCCGGCCCGAGCGGCGCCGGTCGATGGCAGACTATTTGTCGCCTGTGGTGCAGAGCATCAAGCCTTCGGGAATCCGGCGTTTTTTTGATCTGGTCAGCGAGAGCAAGGATAGCGACATGATTACGCTCGGCGTGGGCGAGCCTGATTTTGTGACGCCATGGCATGTGCGCGAGGCCTGTGTCTACTCGTTGGAGAAGGGCAAGACCCAGTATACGTCCAATGCGGGCATGCCAGAGCTGCGCCATGCAATCGCAGGCTACCTGGAAGAACGATTCAGCGTCAGGTATGATCCGGGTAATGAGATTCTGGTCACCGTTGGCGGCAGCGAGGCGATTGATCTGGCGCTGCGTGTGCTTATTAATCCAGGCGACGAGATTCTTGTTCCTGAGCCCTGTTATATCTCCTATTCTCCCATTACCTCCATAAGCGGAGGCGTGCCGGTTGGGATCGAGACATTTGCCAAGGACAACTTCAAGCTAACCGCTGAATCGCTCAAGGCCAGCCTTACGCCGCGCTCCAAGGTGCTTGTTCTCTGTTACCCGAGCAACCCGACGGGCGGCATTATGACCTATGAGGACTGGCTGCCGATCGCGAAGATTGTGGAGGAGCATGACCTGATCGTCATTACGGATGAAATCTATGCCGAACTGACCTATGGCAGCAACCATGTAAGCTTTGCGTCGCTGCCAGGCATGAAGGATCGTTCGATTCTGGTGAGCGGCTTCTCCAAGGCGTTCGCCATGACAGGCTGGCGCATGGGCTATGCGTGCGGTCATCCCGACCTGATCTCGGCGATGCTCAAGGTGCATCAGTATACAGTAATGTGCGCGCCGGTTATGGGGCAGGTTGCGGCTCTTGAGGCGCTCACGAATGGCCTGGATGAAATGAAAAAAATGATGGATTCCTACAACCAGCGTCGCCGTCTTGTTGTACGCGGATTCCGCGACATCGGACTTGACTGCCATGAGCCGCAGGGGGCATTCTATGCCTTCCCGTCGATCGAGTCCACTGGACTCAGCTCGGAGGTGTTTGCTGAACGGCTGCTCCGGGAGCATAAGGTTGCTGCTGTGCCGGGCAATGTGTTCGGCAAGGGGGGAGAAGGCTTCATCCGCTGTTCGTATGCCACATCGGTCTCTCAGTTGACAGAGGCTATCGACAGAATAGGCCACTTTGTGCACAAGCTGAAGCAAGGCTAA
- a CDS encoding aspartyl-phosphate phosphatase Spo0E family protein has product MAFKERIVVRPSGRISPKLRRLEDEICHLRKVMEQTYSQEETFNSDVVIHISRKLDHKINEYMREKQLCARA; this is encoded by the coding sequence ATGGCTTTCAAGGAACGGATCGTCGTCAGGCCTTCGGGCCGCATATCCCCTAAGCTCCGCAGACTGGAGGATGAAATCTGCCATCTGCGCAAGGTGATGGAGCAGACCTATAGCCAGGAGGAGACATTCAATTCCGATGTCGTCATCCATATCAGCCGCAAGCTGGATCACAAAATCAATGAGTATATGAGAGAGAAGCAGTTGTGCGCGAGAGCTTAA
- a CDS encoding cell wall hydrolase codes for MRFKGKTMFLIACMAWTLTTATPLAHAQDTQITPTSLIVDGTPITTPAALVQDRMMVPATLFNQLGAQVSWDEQYRSAVIRHSSVILAFPVNRSYASLLWNGQTQWQSEELSPSAFLQNNRSYVPLAYTANKLGMRTEYDAATHSVSLYTNQPMKLKQLTSSRTRVADASAEDMKWLYRITEAEAGGESYQGKVAVAASILNRVEDPAWPDTIKETIFQVTHYNGKSYYQYSPVLDKRIYDAEPSAETIRAVDEAMTGSDPSGGAILFYNPAKTDNQWVRSRPTTVTIGNHVFAK; via the coding sequence ATGAGATTCAAAGGCAAGACTATGTTTCTGATCGCCTGCATGGCCTGGACATTGACTACAGCAACGCCGCTGGCCCATGCCCAGGACACGCAGATCACCCCGACGAGCTTGATCGTCGACGGCACACCCATCACCACCCCAGCAGCGCTAGTTCAAGATCGCATGATGGTGCCCGCCACTCTGTTCAACCAGTTAGGAGCCCAGGTCAGTTGGGATGAGCAATACCGCTCAGCAGTCATACGCCATTCCTCGGTCATCCTCGCCTTCCCCGTCAACCGCAGCTACGCCAGCTTGCTATGGAACGGTCAAACCCAGTGGCAAAGCGAGGAATTGAGTCCCTCTGCCTTCCTGCAGAACAACCGCTCGTATGTGCCGCTCGCCTATACGGCTAACAAACTGGGGATGCGCACGGAGTATGACGCCGCGACGCACAGCGTCTCTCTCTATACGAACCAACCCATGAAGTTGAAGCAACTGACCAGCAGTCGTACTCGGGTCGCAGACGCCAGCGCGGAAGACATGAAATGGCTATACCGCATAACGGAAGCTGAAGCGGGCGGCGAGAGCTATCAAGGCAAGGTAGCTGTCGCTGCATCCATACTTAACAGGGTCGAAGACCCCGCCTGGCCAGATACGATCAAGGAGACGATCTTCCAGGTTACGCACTACAACGGAAAATCTTATTATCAATACTCTCCCGTTCTGGACAAACGCATCTACGATGCCGAGCCGAGTGCAGAGACAATACGCGCTGTCGATGAGGCCATGACGGGTAGCGACCCGTCCGGTGGGGCAATACTGTTCTATAACCCTGCCAAAACGGATAATCAATGGGTGCGCAGCAGACCGACAACGGTCACCATCGGCAATCACGTCTTTGCCAAATAG